In one Silene latifolia isolate original U9 population chromosome 10, ASM4854445v1, whole genome shotgun sequence genomic region, the following are encoded:
- the LOC141607993 gene encoding protein FAR1-RELATED SEQUENCE 5-like — protein sequence MAIVGDTNDMDISTNPEEDILLLTNCPDQLLVIDVPLVNDVPEELKPFVGMKFENLEQGLDFYKAYAKACGFIPRLDSSKIIQGVTTHKSHVCVTKKVIGDGGQKRRRAITRVGCPAKIKFKRLPAGEYEVYEFIEVHSHAMVTPATMIHLKSFRKLNLVHKKMIMDNSRVNQGPVKTFRMFKEYVRGYKNVGASLEDFKNFSRDVKKYIKEYDAEMLIEGFMQKRARCPSFYFDFDVDDDKRLTKVFWADPIAIKNYALFGDSVSFDTTFDFNEYRMVFCPFTGVDNHKKCVTFAAGLIMRENEESFTWLFDNFMKAMGNTTHRFCMWHIMKKLPDKVGSTIYKDTDFLKEISSIVWNEDIEPTEFESSWCSIMEKHDLSEMSEKKCAEFYTPPVFYDFQEELKGACYSCNEANKSTKERDVERLFVMDRESKKVYKVDVDGKTLVCSCKRFQRFGILCRHCVWVLHNKGFDEIPSEYLLPRWSNYATFRPIFNVVGTSLEADCASIDTRQNTIVNYGRGCSPAVSLVEDDEEKEKELLELLQSFNEKLLISSSGGKSKSKKTQIETLLGSKIPTKAHILPPNQAKIRDPVEG from the exons ATGG CTATAGTTGGTGATACTAATGACATGGATATTTCAACAAATCCAGAAGAAGATATATTATTGCTTACTAATTGTCCAGATCAATTATTAGTGATTGATGTGCCATTAGTGAATGATGTGCCAG AAGAGCTTAAACCATTTGTTGGAATGAAATTTGAGAATTTGGAGCAAGGGTTGGATTTCTACAAAGCATATGCCAAAGCTTGTGGCTTTATTCCGAGATTGGATTCAAGTAAAATCATTCAAGGAGTTACTACACATAAGAGTCATGTGTGTGTAACAAAGAAGGTAATAGGCGATGGTGGGCAAAAAAGGAGGAGGGCAATAACAAGAGTTGGGTGTCCTGCCAAGATTAAGTTTAAGAGACTTCCTGCTGGTGAGTATGAGGTGTATGAATTTATCGAGGTGCACTCACATGCAATGGTAACTCCAGCCACAATGATTCACTTAAAGTCATTTAGGAAGCTCAACCTTGTGCATAAGAAAATGATAATGGATAACTCACGTGTTAACCAGGGGCCTGTGAAGACATTTCGAATGTTTAAAGAGTACGTTAGGGGATATAAAAACGTAGGGGCTTCCTTAGAAGATTTTAAGAATTTCTCAAGGGATGTAAAGAAATACATCAAAGAATATGATGCGGAAATGCTGATAGAGGGCTTCATGCAAAAAAGAGCTAGGTGTCCctcattttactttgattttgatGTTGATGACGACAAAAGACTCACTAAGGTTTTCTGGGCTGATCCAATTGCAATTAAGAACTATGCACTCtttggtgattctgtgtctttTGACACCACATTCGATTTTAATGAATACCGTATGGTGTTTTGTCCTTTTACGGGGGTTGACAACCATAAAAAATGTGTCACTTTTGCGGCTGGTTTGATAATGCGGGAGAATGAAGAGTCTTTTACCTGGCTTTTTGACAATTTTATGAAGGCAATGG GCAACACAACACACAGATTctgtatgtggcatatcatgaaaaAATTGCCTGACAAAGTTGGTTCAACCATTTACAAAGACACAGACTTTCTAAAAGAAATAAGTTCTATTGTTTGGAATGAAGATATTGAGCCAACTGAATTTGAGTCGAGCTGGTGTTcaattatggaaaaacatgatttGTCTGAAATGAGTG AAAAGAAATGTGCTGAATTTTACACACCACCGGTGTTTTATGATTTTCAAGAAGAGTTGAAAGGTGCATGCTACTCTTGTAATGAGGCCAACAAAAGCACGAAAGAAAGGGACGTGGAGCGTTTATTTGTTATGGATCGTGAGAGCAAGAAAGTCTATAAAGTCGATGTTGATGGGAAAACTTTAGTGTGTTCATGCAAGAGGTTTCAGAGATTTGGGATACTTTGTAGACATTGTGTATGGGTGTTGCATAATAAGGGGTTTGATGAAATACCTTCTGAATATCTATTGCCGAGGTGGAGCAATTATGCAACATTTCGTCCTATCTTTAATGTTGTAGGGACGTCCTTAGAAGCTGATTGTGCCTCAATTGACACAAGACAAAACACTATCGTGAATTATGGTCGGGGGTGTTCACCTGCAGTGTCACTTGTGGAGGATGAtgaggagaaggagaaagagTTACTCGAATTGCTTCAGAGTTTCAATGAGAAGTTGTTGATTTCAAGTAGTGGTGGGAAGTCAAAAAGCAAGAAAACTCAAATCGAGACGCTTCTTGGGTCTAAAATCCCTACTAAAGCTCATATTCTTCCTCCAAATCAAGCAAAAATAAGGGATCCGGTAGAAGGATGA